In Nakamurella alba, a single genomic region encodes these proteins:
- a CDS encoding BTAD domain-containing putative transcriptional regulator codes for MDFRDLGPLQVENEGIPVRLTGRRLLSVLAVLVARQGDVVTVDGLIDAVWDGAPPDRAEAALDSLLWRLRKALEPARAPRDPDGLLRTEAAGYRLEAGRGEIDSAAFAREAAAATDALRAGDHTRALDISTRALGRWRGRPYDGISDAGWIAAARERLEAVRIDLAEIRIGALLVAGRPEEAVADLVPLIDEYPFREHLRAQHMLGLYRSGRQAEALAAYAGARQVLDAELGVEPGPELVAMHAAVLGQDPALDLPRKAAPAGPVDAGALSGTGLPARRVVPIGRAAESDAVTAAVRPGRLLTLVGPMGVGKTTLAIACAAGLVDDERYPDGVHLADLSAVADPAAVAGELAAALGLTLDPGSPARSLAASLAGRRALLVVDNCEQLLPGIADLVAGILSTAVDLAVLATSREELGVPGETVVRIQPFPVPGGAGADSPGVALFLDRSGLSDDAADAGDIAEVVRICAALDGLPLGIELAARRARFLSLAEVAAGVEAEPGALTRDPRSPRPDRTLHDGIEVSHRTCRPDEQVLHRRLSALSAPFTLGLARAVAGNPPLAADLVPDLAAALAGRSLLAVEPSGRPGAPTRFRQLLPIRAHAADALRAAGEMSEIVGRRDAHVVALVADGPRRGRPGQRTWYEALDADRASVGAAIESLLTAPDGDPVALLLSRLAGYVHDRNHAVEARRWLVAADRHPGLSEFGAATAAAALGCSYAIARDNDRAADCFARAEPVLLAAADGVADDGRAVDAAGALLDMACAAWLGDDWARAVGLATVAADRCRAVGADHEAMIADAVLIAGGVFADPAAGVAAAEALLARPGADRNGLATLFACGTAAIGSAMTGDPEAAVRWTGEALRCSLAIGAENIGGLLEQRGGHLVRAGRPVEALRCFGAAAAHDRRVGLTWPQHPTTPPLLSAARAGVGDQEADQAWSAGERVIAAGRGLRLTDWI; via the coding sequence ATGGACTTCCGGGACCTCGGCCCACTGCAGGTGGAGAACGAGGGCATCCCGGTACGGCTCACCGGTCGCCGTCTGCTCTCGGTCCTCGCGGTGCTGGTGGCGCGGCAGGGCGACGTGGTGACGGTGGACGGCCTCATCGACGCCGTCTGGGACGGTGCCCCGCCGGACCGGGCGGAGGCGGCGCTGGACTCGCTGCTCTGGCGGCTGCGCAAGGCCCTCGAGCCGGCGCGGGCGCCGCGCGACCCGGACGGTCTGCTGCGCACCGAGGCCGCCGGCTACCGGCTGGAGGCCGGACGCGGGGAGATCGACTCGGCGGCCTTCGCCCGCGAGGCGGCCGCCGCGACGGACGCCCTGCGCGCCGGTGATCACACGCGGGCGCTGGACATCAGCACCCGGGCGCTCGGCCGGTGGCGCGGCCGGCCGTACGACGGGATCTCCGACGCCGGCTGGATCGCGGCCGCCCGGGAGCGGCTGGAAGCGGTGCGGATCGACCTGGCGGAGATCCGGATCGGGGCGCTGCTCGTGGCCGGACGGCCGGAGGAGGCGGTGGCCGACCTGGTGCCGCTGATCGACGAGTACCCGTTCCGCGAGCACCTGCGGGCCCAGCACATGCTCGGCCTCTACCGGTCCGGGCGACAGGCGGAGGCGTTGGCGGCCTACGCCGGCGCACGGCAGGTGCTGGACGCCGAGCTCGGTGTCGAACCGGGACCGGAACTCGTGGCCATGCACGCCGCCGTCCTCGGTCAGGATCCCGCGCTGGACCTGCCCCGGAAGGCCGCGCCGGCCGGCCCGGTCGACGCGGGTGCCTTGTCCGGCACCGGATTGCCCGCCCGCCGGGTGGTCCCGATCGGACGGGCCGCCGAGTCCGACGCGGTGACCGCAGCGGTCCGGCCGGGCCGGCTGCTCACCCTGGTCGGGCCGATGGGTGTCGGCAAGACCACGCTGGCGATCGCCTGCGCGGCGGGCCTGGTCGACGACGAGAGATACCCCGACGGAGTGCATCTCGCCGACCTGTCCGCGGTGGCCGACCCTGCCGCGGTGGCCGGGGAACTGGCCGCCGCACTGGGGCTGACCCTCGATCCCGGTTCTCCGGCCCGCTCGCTGGCCGCGTCCCTGGCCGGCCGACGGGCGCTGCTGGTCGTCGACAACTGCGAGCAGCTGCTGCCCGGCATCGCCGACCTGGTCGCCGGGATCCTCTCCACTGCAGTCGATCTCGCCGTGCTGGCGACCAGTCGGGAGGAACTGGGCGTCCCCGGCGAGACGGTGGTGCGGATCCAGCCGTTCCCGGTCCCCGGTGGCGCCGGCGCCGACAGCCCCGGCGTGGCACTGTTCCTGGACCGGTCCGGTCTGTCGGACGACGCCGCCGATGCCGGCGACATCGCCGAGGTGGTGCGTATCTGTGCGGCGCTGGACGGCCTCCCGCTGGGGATCGAGCTCGCCGCCCGGCGCGCCCGGTTCCTCAGCCTGGCCGAGGTGGCCGCCGGGGTGGAGGCCGAACCCGGGGCGCTGACCCGCGATCCGCGCAGCCCGCGACCGGACCGGACGTTGCACGACGGCATCGAGGTGAGCCACCGGACCTGTCGCCCGGACGAGCAGGTGCTGCACCGCCGACTGTCCGCGCTGTCCGCGCCGTTCACCCTCGGCCTGGCCCGGGCGGTGGCCGGGAACCCGCCGCTGGCCGCCGATCTCGTGCCGGACCTGGCTGCTGCGCTGGCCGGCCGGTCGCTGCTCGCGGTGGAACCGTCGGGCCGCCCGGGGGCGCCCACCCGGTTCCGCCAGCTGCTGCCGATCAGGGCGCACGCGGCGGACGCCCTGCGGGCAGCCGGGGAGATGAGCGAGATCGTCGGCCGGCGCGACGCACACGTCGTCGCGCTCGTCGCCGACGGCCCGCGGCGCGGGCGTCCGGGGCAGCGGACCTGGTACGAGGCACTGGACGCCGACCGGGCGTCGGTGGGTGCGGCGATCGAGTCGCTGCTGACCGCGCCGGACGGTGATCCGGTCGCGTTGCTGCTGTCGCGCCTCGCCGGGTACGTGCACGACCGCAATCACGCCGTGGAGGCCCGGCGCTGGCTGGTCGCCGCCGACCGGCACCCGGGCCTGTCGGAGTTCGGCGCGGCGACCGCCGCCGCGGCGCTGGGCTGTTCCTACGCCATTGCCCGCGACAACGACCGCGCTGCAGACTGTTTCGCCCGCGCCGAGCCGGTGCTGCTGGCAGCCGCAGACGGCGTCGCCGATGACGGCCGGGCCGTCGACGCCGCCGGGGCACTGCTCGACATGGCCTGCGCCGCCTGGCTCGGCGACGACTGGGCCCGGGCCGTCGGGCTCGCGACCGTGGCCGCCGACCGCTGCCGGGCGGTCGGTGCCGATCACGAGGCGATGATCGCCGATGCGGTGCTGATCGCCGGCGGCGTGTTCGCCGATCCCGCCGCCGGGGTGGCAGCGGCGGAGGCGCTGCTGGCCCGGCCCGGTGCTGACCGCAACGGGCTGGCCACGCTCTTCGCCTGTGGGACCGCGGCCATCGGGTCCGCGATGACCGGAGACCCGGAGGCCGCGGTGCGCTGGACCGGTGAGGCACTGCGCTGCTCGCTGGCCATCGGTGCGGAGAACATCGGCGGGCTGTTGGAACAACGCGGCGGTCACCTGGTGCGGGCCGGGCGGCCGGTGGAGGCGCTGCGCTGCTTCGGTGCCGCCGCCGCGCACGACCGCCGGGTCGGCCTGACCTGGCCGCAGCACCCGACCACGCCGCCGCTGCTGTCGGCGGCCCGGGCCGGGGTCGGTGACCAGGAGGCCGACCAGGCCTGGTCCGCCGGGGAGCGGGTGATCGCCGCCGGGCGCGGGCTGCGCCTCACCGACTGGATCTGA
- a CDS encoding DUF6157 family protein: MAPHSTNYTNTFITVAADCPVTAAQEPPDGKGPTIASLQFGLLTAPGARMTSDDLLFTVQALRTGVKENEQATARTAFFDKPQACLRSSPLAKRYGWGLLHDADGHVTLLPVGSAEYRQAAADPDLTVVAAMRSKRA; this comes from the coding sequence ATGGCACCGCACAGCACGAACTACACGAACACCTTCATCACCGTCGCCGCCGACTGCCCGGTGACCGCCGCGCAGGAGCCGCCGGACGGCAAGGGTCCGACGATCGCCTCCCTGCAGTTCGGGCTGCTCACCGCCCCCGGGGCCCGGATGACCTCCGACGACCTGCTCTTCACGGTGCAGGCGCTGCGCACCGGGGTGAAGGAGAACGAGCAGGCGACCGCCCGGACCGCCTTCTTCGACAAGCCGCAGGCGTGCCTGCGGTCCTCCCCGCTGGCCAAACGTTATGGCTGGGGACTGCTGCACGACGCCGACGGCCACGTCACGTTGCTCCCGGTCGGTTCGGCGGAGTACCGACAGGCGGCCGCCGACCCGGACCTGACGGTGGTCGCGGCGATGCGGTCGAAGCGGGCCTGA
- a CDS encoding SDR family NAD(P)-dependent oxidoreductase — translation MPTALVTGATAGIGAAFAVHLATQGYDLVLVARGTDRLQERRATLLTLGAPTVELITADLTHAADREEVAERLARPGAPVDLLVNNAGIGLGKEFLESTPDDLQRQIDLNVTAVVRLTHAVLPGMVQRGHGGVINVASIAGLVAGRGTTYAGSKAFVVSLSEGLSMSLRGTGVRVQALCPGFVRTEFHDRAGIDMTKTPDALYVDIDLVVRTSLDDLRHDRPLSIPGPLYKVIATLSRLAPRGLVRSVAAKVNNKGRT, via the coding sequence ATGCCCACCGCACTCGTCACCGGGGCGACCGCCGGCATCGGAGCCGCGTTCGCCGTCCACCTCGCCACCCAGGGGTACGACCTGGTGCTGGTCGCCCGCGGTACCGACCGGCTGCAGGAGCGCCGGGCCACCCTGCTGACGCTGGGTGCGCCCACGGTCGAGCTGATCACCGCGGACCTGACTCACGCGGCCGACCGGGAGGAGGTGGCCGAGCGGCTGGCCCGGCCCGGCGCGCCGGTCGACCTGCTGGTGAACAACGCCGGCATCGGGCTGGGCAAGGAGTTCCTGGAGAGCACCCCGGACGACCTGCAGCGACAGATCGACCTCAACGTCACCGCCGTGGTGCGCCTGACCCACGCCGTGCTGCCCGGCATGGTGCAGCGCGGGCACGGCGGGGTGATCAACGTGGCGTCGATCGCCGGCCTGGTCGCCGGCCGCGGCACCACCTACGCCGGGTCAAAGGCGTTCGTGGTCAGCCTGTCCGAGGGACTGTCGATGTCGTTGCGCGGCACCGGTGTCCGGGTGCAGGCGCTGTGCCCTGGTTTCGTCCGCACCGAGTTCCACGACCGGGCCGGCATCGACATGACGAAGACCCCGGATGCGCTCTACGTCGACATCGACCTGGTGGTGCGCACCTCCCTGGACGACCTGCGCCACGACCGGCCGCTGTCGATCCCGGGGCCGCTCTACAAGGTCATCGCCACGCTGTCCCGGCTGGCCCCGCGCGGGCTGGTCCGGTCCGTCGCGGCGAAGGTCAACAACAAGGGCCGCACCTGA
- a CDS encoding DHA2 family efflux MFS transporter permease subunit, which produces MGTQELDQERTAGLSPRRWLVLIAMTGSLSMVMLDQTVVAVALPSMTRDLPLSAHGGAWVANAYVLAMAALVALGGRAGDLLGGRTTFRVGVTLFFLASAGCAFAPTGDAGQGVLIAFRALQGVGAALMVPVSAAIVMAEFPPAERGRVMAMYAGISQIFLALGPLIGGLLTEYVSWRAVFLLNVPVGIATLVLVRIARVPNVRRPAGRLSVLDIVLVVGGLGLTTVAVQQSGLWGWASPVTLTLLTAGVLATAVFVVRQLRSRDPLMQLRLFADRGFTGDAVVMALVQFGLLGMVLYSSVYLQGVLGISPAQAGVAVLPLIIPLTVAAQIGGRWFDRAGVRAPALTGLLVCAAGAVLWTLALPTLTYGWQIPGMVVMGLGLGLTLSPTNTDALARAGEDRRSQASGVVQTMRQLGGTLGVAVIGSVVVSRVHSSGLSDGSPHTTADAISAGFLCAAVAFALAAAAAAVFLQRRPLVTDQG; this is translated from the coding sequence GACCAGACGGTGGTCGCGGTGGCCCTGCCCTCGATGACCCGGGATCTGCCGTTGTCCGCGCACGGCGGCGCCTGGGTGGCGAACGCCTACGTGCTGGCGATGGCCGCGCTGGTGGCGCTGGGCGGGCGGGCCGGTGACCTGCTGGGCGGCCGCACCACCTTCCGGGTCGGCGTCACGCTGTTCTTCCTGGCCTCGGCCGGCTGCGCCTTCGCCCCGACCGGTGATGCCGGCCAGGGTGTGCTGATCGCCTTCCGCGCCCTGCAGGGGGTGGGGGCGGCGCTGATGGTGCCGGTCTCGGCGGCGATCGTGATGGCCGAGTTCCCGCCCGCCGAACGCGGCCGGGTGATGGCGATGTACGCCGGGATCAGCCAGATCTTCCTGGCCCTGGGTCCGCTGATCGGCGGTCTGCTCACCGAGTACGTGTCCTGGCGCGCGGTGTTCCTGTTGAACGTGCCGGTCGGCATCGCGACGCTGGTGCTGGTGAGGATCGCCCGGGTGCCGAACGTGCGCAGGCCCGCCGGGCGGCTGTCGGTCCTCGACATCGTGCTGGTGGTCGGTGGTCTCGGACTGACCACGGTGGCCGTGCAGCAGTCGGGTCTGTGGGGCTGGGCATCGCCGGTCACGCTGACGCTGCTCACCGCAGGAGTACTGGCGACCGCGGTCTTCGTGGTCCGGCAGCTGCGCAGCCGTGACCCGTTGATGCAGCTGCGGCTGTTCGCCGACCGCGGGTTCACCGGGGATGCCGTGGTGATGGCGCTGGTGCAGTTCGGCCTGCTGGGCATGGTGCTGTACAGCTCGGTCTACCTGCAGGGCGTGCTCGGGATCTCGCCGGCGCAGGCCGGTGTCGCGGTGCTGCCGCTGATCATCCCGCTGACCGTCGCCGCGCAGATCGGTGGTCGCTGGTTCGACCGGGCCGGGGTGCGGGCACCGGCGCTGACCGGGCTGCTGGTGTGTGCGGCCGGCGCCGTGCTCTGGACGCTGGCGCTGCCGACGCTCACCTACGGCTGGCAGATCCCCGGCATGGTGGTGATGGGACTCGGCCTCGGACTCACCCTCTCGCCGACCAACACCGACGCGCTGGCCCGGGCCGGGGAGGACCGGCGCAGCCAGGCCTCCGGCGTGGTGCAGACGATGCGGCAGCTCGGCGGCACGCTGGGCGTCGCCGTGATCGGCAGCGTGGTGGTCTCCCGCGTCCACTCCTCGGGGCTGTCCGACGGCTCCCCGCACACCACCGCTGACGCCATCTCCGCCGGGTTCCTCTGCGCGGCAGTCGCTTTCGCGCTGGCGGCGGCGGCCGCGGCGGTGTTCCTGCAGCGGCGCCCGCTGGTGACGGACCAGGGCTGA
- a CDS encoding group II truncated hemoglobin, translating into MAEDDTPTLWEWAGGTEAFRRLMDAFYDRVEQDDLLGPVFHGQVSEAHRAHVTLWWAEVFGGPALYTEQHGGYPEMLRHHIDLGISDEQRFRFATLMSRAADDAGMPADPEFRAALVGYLEWGTRLAVANSQPGAAPVTDAPVPRWGWGVAPPWTG; encoded by the coding sequence ATGGCAGAGGACGACACACCGACACTGTGGGAGTGGGCGGGAGGGACCGAGGCGTTCCGCCGGTTGATGGACGCGTTCTACGACCGGGTGGAGCAGGACGACCTGCTCGGCCCGGTGTTCCACGGTCAGGTCAGCGAGGCGCACCGGGCCCACGTGACGCTGTGGTGGGCGGAGGTGTTCGGCGGCCCGGCGCTGTACACCGAGCAGCACGGCGGGTACCCGGAGATGCTGCGCCACCACATCGATCTCGGGATCAGCGACGAACAGCGGTTCCGGTTCGCCACGCTGATGAGCCGGGCCGCCGACGACGCCGGGATGCCGGCCGACCCGGAGTTCCGGGCCGCGCTGGTCGGCTACCTGGAGTGGGGCACCCGGCTGGCGGTGGCCAACTCGCAGCCGGGCGCCGCGCCGGTCACCGACGCACCGGTCCCCCGCTGGGGCTGGGGTGTCGCGCCGCCGTGGACCGGCTGA